A single genomic interval of Cellvibrio sp. PSBB023 harbors:
- the leuB gene encoding 3-isopropylmalate dehydrogenase, which yields MGKHILILEGDGIGPEIVREARKVLDVVNAKFDLGLTFENELMGGCAIDVHGVPLADSTLERARQADAILLGAVGGPKWDKLDRSIRPEKGLLKIRSQLGLYANLRPALLYPQLVDASSLKPEVVSGLDILIVRELAGGIYFGEPRGIRVLENGEREGYNTYKYSESEIIRIGRTAFEMARKRNRKVCSVDKANVLEATMLWREVMDTLHKEYPDVELSHMYVDNAAMQLVRAPKQFDVLVTGNMFGDILSDAAAMLTGSIGMLPSASLDKDGRGMYEPCHGSAPDIAGQGIANPLATILSVSMMLRYSLGYPQVADAIEVAVGKVLDQGFRTADIYTEGTTKVSTSQMGDAVVAALA from the coding sequence GTGGGTAAACATATTTTAATTTTGGAAGGTGATGGGATCGGGCCGGAAATCGTGCGCGAAGCGCGTAAGGTGCTGGATGTTGTCAATGCCAAGTTCGATTTGGGCCTGACCTTTGAAAACGAATTAATGGGTGGTTGTGCGATTGATGTGCATGGCGTTCCTTTGGCTGATTCTACCCTTGAACGCGCACGCCAAGCCGATGCGATTTTGTTGGGCGCCGTTGGTGGCCCCAAGTGGGATAAACTGGATCGCTCCATTCGCCCTGAAAAGGGATTGTTAAAGATTCGCTCGCAATTAGGTCTGTATGCAAACCTGCGTCCGGCGCTGTTGTATCCACAATTGGTTGATGCCTCCTCGCTGAAGCCAGAAGTGGTTTCTGGCTTGGACATTTTGATAGTGCGCGAGTTGGCAGGCGGCATCTACTTTGGTGAGCCGCGTGGTATTCGTGTGCTGGAAAACGGCGAGCGCGAAGGCTACAACACCTATAAATACTCCGAAAGCGAAATTATTCGTATTGGTCGCACCGCATTTGAAATGGCGCGCAAGCGTAATCGCAAGGTATGCTCGGTCGATAAAGCGAACGTGCTTGAAGCAACCATGTTGTGGCGCGAGGTCATGGATACACTGCATAAAGAGTATCCGGACGTCGAGTTGTCGCATATGTACGTGGATAACGCGGCTATGCAGCTTGTGCGCGCACCAAAACAGTTCGATGTATTGGTGACTGGTAATATGTTTGGTGATATTTTGTCCGATGCGGCAGCCATGTTGACGGGCTCAATTGGTATGTTGCCCTCAGCGTCGTTGGATAAAGATGGTCGCGGTATGTATGAACCATGTCATGGCTCTGCGCCCGATATTGCCGGGCAGGGCATTGCCAACCCCTTGGCAACCATTCTGTCGGTATCCATGATGTTGCGCTATTCACTCGGATATCCTCAAGTAGCAGATGCTATCGAGGTTGCAGTCGGCAAGGTGCTGGATCAAGGTTTCCGCACCGCAGATATCTATACCGAAGGTACGACTAAAGTATCTACCTCGCAAATGGGCGATGCCGTTGTTGCAGCGCTGGCATAA
- the leuD gene encoding 3-isopropylmalate dehydratase small subunit, whose translation MKSFTVLQGIAAPMDRANVDTDMIIPKQFLKSIKRTGFGKNLFDELRYLDEGKPDQSCEGRPINPEFPLNFARYQGATVLLSRENFGCGSSREHAPWALDDYGFRSVIAPSFADIFFNNCFKNGLLPIVLDEKIVDQLFTEMYASEGYQLTIDLASQLVKTPSGESFAFEIDEFRKHCLLNGLDDIGLTLEQADAIRAYEAKKRVEAPWLFDVVK comes from the coding sequence ATGAAAAGTTTTACTGTATTGCAAGGCATTGCCGCTCCTATGGATCGCGCTAATGTCGATACTGATATGATTATTCCCAAGCAATTTTTGAAATCGATTAAACGTACCGGTTTCGGAAAAAACCTGTTTGATGAATTGCGTTATCTCGATGAGGGTAAGCCAGATCAAAGTTGCGAAGGTCGCCCGATTAATCCGGAATTTCCACTGAATTTTGCGCGTTACCAAGGCGCAACTGTGTTGTTATCGCGCGAAAATTTCGGTTGTGGCTCCAGTCGTGAACATGCGCCTTGGGCGTTGGATGACTATGGGTTCCGTTCGGTGATTGCGCCCAGCTTTGCCGATATTTTCTTTAATAACTGCTTTAAAAATGGTTTGTTGCCTATTGTTCTGGATGAGAAAATTGTCGATCAATTGTTTACAGAAATGTATGCCTCTGAAGGCTACCAATTGACTATCGATTTGGCATCGCAACTGGTTAAGACTCCAAGTGGTGAAAGTTTTGCCTTTGAGATTGATGAGTTTCGTAAACATTGCCTGTTGAATGGTTTGGATGATATAGGTCTCACACTTGAGCAAGCTGACGCCATTCGCGCTTACGAGGCGAAAAAGCGCGTAGAGGCGCCTTGGTTGTTTGATGTGGTTAAATAA
- the leuC gene encoding 3-isopropylmalate dehydratase large subunit, whose product MTAKTLYDKLWDAHLVQQRDDGSALIYIDRHIVHEVTSPQAFDGLRLAGRKPWRVDSILATPDHNVPTTQKERAHGVKGIEDPVSLIQVQTLDDNCDEFGIVEFKINDNRQGIVHVVGPETGACLPGMTVVCGDSHTATNGALGALAHGIGTSEVEHVMATQCLVAKKMKNMLIKVEGRLGLGVTPKDVVLAIIAKIGTAGGTGYAVEFGGQVFRDMSMEGRMTVCNMAIEAGARAGMVAVDQTTIDYVKGRTYAPKGDLWEKAVADWKNYVSDEGAHFDAVVEINGADIKPQVSWGTSPEMVVSVEDRVPDPASEADPVKRKDMIRALEYMGLQANQPITSIHVDRVFIGSCTNSRIEDIRAAAEVVKGRTKAASVKEAIVVPGSGAVKAQAEAEGLDKIFIAAGLEWREPGCSMCLAMNADKLGAGEHCASTSNRNFEGRQGYGGRTHLVSPAMAAAAAIAGHFVDVRTFN is encoded by the coding sequence ATGACCGCGAAAACGCTTTACGACAAACTTTGGGATGCCCACCTCGTGCAACAGCGCGACGATGGCTCCGCGCTTATCTATATCGATCGCCATATCGTCCATGAAGTGACATCTCCGCAGGCATTTGATGGTCTGCGCCTTGCTGGTCGCAAGCCTTGGCGTGTGGATTCGATCCTTGCTACGCCGGATCACAACGTTCCTACAACCCAGAAAGAACGTGCACATGGTGTTAAGGGAATTGAGGATCCGGTGTCATTGATTCAGGTGCAAACCTTGGACGACAACTGCGATGAGTTCGGTATTGTCGAGTTCAAAATCAACGATAACCGTCAGGGGATTGTGCATGTGGTAGGCCCGGAAACCGGTGCTTGCTTGCCCGGTATGACAGTTGTGTGCGGCGACTCTCACACAGCAACCAATGGTGCGTTGGGTGCATTGGCTCACGGTATTGGTACCAGTGAAGTTGAGCACGTAATGGCAACCCAATGTTTGGTTGCAAAAAAGATGAAAAACATGCTGATCAAGGTTGAGGGTAGGCTCGGTCTTGGTGTGACGCCAAAAGATGTGGTGCTCGCCATCATCGCTAAAATTGGTACCGCTGGTGGTACAGGTTATGCCGTTGAATTTGGTGGCCAGGTATTTCGCGATATGAGCATGGAAGGGCGCATGACCGTGTGCAACATGGCGATCGAAGCGGGCGCACGTGCCGGGATGGTGGCAGTCGATCAAACCACGATTGATTATGTGAAAGGCCGTACCTATGCGCCGAAAGGTGATTTGTGGGAGAAGGCGGTTGCTGACTGGAAAAACTATGTCAGCGATGAAGGTGCGCATTTTGATGCGGTTGTAGAAATAAACGGTGCGGATATCAAGCCGCAAGTGAGCTGGGGTACTTCGCCGGAGATGGTAGTTTCTGTCGAGGATAGGGTGCCGGATCCTGCCAGTGAAGCGGACCCCGTAAAGCGTAAAGATATGATTCGTGCATTGGAATACATGGGTTTGCAAGCCAATCAGCCAATTACTTCTATCCATGTGGATCGTGTGTTTATTGGCTCCTGCACCAACTCGCGCATTGAGGATATTCGTGCGGCGGCGGAAGTAGTAAAGGGGCGCACCAAGGCAGCGTCAGTAAAAGAAGCGATAGTGGTTCCCGGTTCTGGTGCAGTGAAAGCGCAGGCGGAGGCGGAAGGCTTGGATAAAATCTTCATCGCCGCGGGATTGGAGTGGCGCGAGCCAGGTTGTTCTATGTGCTTGGCAATGAATGCCGACAAGTTGGGGGCCGGAGAGCATTGTGCATCTACCTCTAACCGTAATTTTGAAGGGCGTCAGGGCTACGGCGGTCGCACTCATTTAGTGAGTCCGGCGATGGCGGCGGCGGCGGCAATTGCCGGTCATTTTGTCGATGTGCGCACATTCAACTAA
- a CDS encoding LysR family transcriptional regulator — translation MDTQHLQAFVAIAETGSFSAAAERLHLTQPAISKRIALLEEQLKSPLFDRIGRQIALTQAGQVLLSKAILILSEVTAAQRAIADLKGEVEGKLSIATSHHVGLHYLPPFLREFSTQFPQVKLDLHFLDSEQAYYEILQGRFDLAIITLALEQDSRLKSHNLWHDQLHFVAAPTHPLAAQQNLQLADLSRHPAVMPDTNTYTTQLISKLFEAQAATLDIGMVSNHLDTIKMLLSIGLGWGVLPKRILDSELVILNVAHEPIMRPLGCIHHSQRSLNNAASMFLQLLQRDQHQPLPPTHQ, via the coding sequence ATGGATACACAACACCTGCAAGCCTTTGTCGCCATCGCCGAAACCGGCTCCTTCTCTGCAGCTGCAGAGCGGCTTCACCTCACCCAGCCGGCCATCAGCAAACGAATTGCCTTGCTGGAGGAGCAATTAAAGTCGCCACTGTTTGATCGTATAGGCAGGCAGATTGCGCTAACCCAGGCTGGTCAGGTTTTATTAAGCAAAGCCATATTAATATTGAGTGAAGTGACAGCCGCACAGCGTGCTATCGCAGACCTGAAAGGCGAAGTGGAAGGCAAGCTGAGCATTGCGACCAGTCACCATGTAGGCCTTCATTATTTACCACCGTTTTTACGTGAATTCTCAACGCAATTCCCACAGGTAAAGCTGGATTTGCACTTTTTGGATTCGGAGCAAGCTTATTATGAAATACTCCAAGGCAGATTCGACCTCGCCATCATCACGCTCGCGCTTGAGCAAGACTCGCGACTCAAAAGCCACAACCTCTGGCACGACCAACTCCACTTCGTCGCGGCGCCAACCCACCCCCTCGCCGCGCAACAGAATCTTCAGCTGGCCGATTTAAGCCGCCACCCTGCCGTAATGCCGGACACCAATACCTATACAACCCAGCTAATCAGCAAGCTTTTTGAGGCGCAGGCGGCAACACTGGATATAGGTATGGTTTCAAATCACCTCGACACGATTAAAATGCTGCTCAGCATCGGACTTGGCTGGGGCGTATTACCCAAACGTATTTTGGACAGCGAATTGGTGATTCTAAATGTGGCGCACGAACCCATTATGCGCCCACTAGGTTGTATACATCATAGCCAGCGCTCCTTGAATAACGCTGCCAGCATGTTCCTGCAGCTGCTGCAACGGGATCAACACCAGCCACTTCCACCAACACATCAATGA
- a CDS encoding TIGR04219 family outer membrane beta-barrel protein — protein MKLLSPLVTRSLGAMSLIIASHASADTIFGIYAGAGSWQSEYSGSAGDPSASMDELGFDKNNNTFYYVALEHPIPLIPNIKLQQNDISSRQTGTLTSDFILNNESFGPGSIATDFDLSYTDAVLYYEILDNWLNLDLGITVRKYSGELQARADARTDTVDVDVTLPLGYARFQFDLPLTGFSAGVEANIIKYKDNSVSDYSAKISYMFDSALDLGLEVGYKTASIKIDEDDVITDIRLKGPYAAAIFHF, from the coding sequence ATGAAATTACTCTCTCCCCTCGTTACCCGCTCACTGGGTGCAATGTCGCTCATCATTGCAAGCCATGCCAGCGCCGATACTATTTTTGGCATTTATGCCGGTGCAGGCAGTTGGCAAAGTGAGTACAGCGGCAGCGCCGGTGACCCATCAGCCAGCATGGATGAACTGGGCTTTGATAAAAACAACAACACTTTTTACTATGTTGCGCTTGAGCACCCAATCCCCCTGATTCCCAATATCAAGCTGCAACAAAATGACATTAGCAGCCGCCAAACCGGCACATTAACTAGCGACTTCATCTTGAATAATGAGTCTTTTGGCCCTGGCAGCATCGCTACTGATTTTGACCTGAGCTACACCGATGCTGTGCTCTACTACGAAATACTGGATAACTGGCTGAATCTGGACTTGGGTATCACTGTACGTAAATACTCCGGTGAATTACAGGCACGGGCAGACGCCAGAACTGACACAGTAGATGTTGATGTGACCCTGCCACTAGGCTATGCCCGCTTCCAGTTTGATTTGCCACTGACCGGTTTCTCTGCCGGTGTTGAAGCCAACATCATCAAATACAAAGACAACTCAGTGTCTGACTACAGCGCCAAAATCAGCTATATGTTCGATTCGGCCCTGGATCTGGGACTTGAAGTGGGTTACAAGACCGCATCGATTAAAATCGATGAAGACGATGTGATTACTGATATCCGCTTGAAAGGCCCCTACGCAGCCGCTATTTTCCATTTCTAA
- a CDS encoding patatin-like phospholipase family protein → MKKLLAISWLLLLGDAAMVMAEPERIALVLGGGGARGAAHIGVLEVLEQERVPVDCIVGTSMGGLVAGSYAAGLSPKMMREKLSEADWTDIFLDLADYSQLSYRQKRVSRRYLAGTQIGLSERGFQIQPGVVAGEKIKLFFNQLVDEDLGERNIEQLSIPLAIVATDIGTGERVVFREGSLTQAMRASMSVPGLMSPVEYQGRKLVDGGLVDNVPVDVARDLCKADRVIVVNVGSPLRSPENVGSLLSVTAQMIGILTKQNVERSLSTLTGVDIYIAPELGDIRASDFARYEEAAATGRVAAERQRAALRELSVSANAYALWGQKRRNPVRDAPVIDEIAIAPTKRVHPDYVARHIQQQEKHVLDRALLEQDLIRTYGDGFYDSVDYRVVRRDERNVLEILVRERDWGSDYLTFGFAIDNEYRQGSSFNARGAYRNTWLNSYGGEFFATVDVGGKPSMELNFYQPLMPNQSFFVEPLYFRKRDAIGIYSDAHQVAEYTLDTSYYELALGKNFGVYGQSKLGWREYHMRGSADISAIVLPDVYERYGGIIYELNLDRRNRLYFPSHGWRADISYFDSQGDEEYQKLSLDLGAAYKLDQFVFGARAAHITSLRGALPVYDAVMLGGFLNMSGYASNQILGDDAFYAHVRAERIMGRMPLGLNGDLRLGIGIEGARLEQVYTLATSDTWLDSAVVYLGGETPLGPLYLGYGFTFSGDYNFYLQLGAL, encoded by the coding sequence ATGAAAAAACTACTGGCAATAAGTTGGTTGCTGCTCTTGGGTGATGCGGCGATGGTGATGGCAGAGCCGGAACGAATAGCGCTTGTGTTAGGTGGTGGTGGTGCCCGTGGCGCTGCACATATAGGCGTTCTTGAGGTGCTTGAGCAAGAGCGTGTCCCGGTGGATTGTATTGTGGGGACCAGTATGGGGGGGCTGGTTGCCGGTTCCTATGCGGCAGGTTTGTCCCCAAAAATGATGCGCGAAAAGCTCTCTGAAGCGGATTGGACCGATATTTTCCTGGATTTGGCGGATTACTCGCAATTGAGTTATCGCCAAAAACGAGTGAGCCGGCGCTATCTGGCGGGTACGCAGATTGGCTTGTCCGAGCGAGGGTTTCAAATTCAGCCGGGGGTAGTTGCCGGCGAAAAGATAAAGCTGTTTTTCAATCAGTTGGTTGATGAGGATCTCGGCGAGCGGAACATTGAGCAGTTATCTATTCCCTTGGCGATAGTGGCAACGGATATCGGCACTGGCGAGCGGGTTGTATTCCGCGAGGGTAGTCTTACCCAAGCGATGCGGGCAAGTATGTCGGTACCGGGATTAATGTCGCCAGTGGAGTATCAGGGGCGTAAATTGGTCGATGGTGGCTTGGTTGATAACGTGCCGGTTGATGTGGCGCGGGATCTCTGTAAAGCGGATCGCGTTATTGTTGTTAATGTCGGGTCGCCCCTGCGCTCACCGGAGAATGTTGGATCGCTACTCAGTGTGACTGCGCAGATGATTGGTATTTTGACCAAGCAGAACGTTGAACGCTCACTATCGACCTTGACGGGTGTCGATATCTACATCGCGCCGGAATTGGGCGATATTCGCGCCTCGGATTTTGCACGTTATGAGGAGGCAGCGGCAACTGGAAGGGTAGCAGCAGAGCGGCAGCGCGCTGCCTTGCGCGAGCTGTCGGTGAGTGCCAACGCTTACGCGCTGTGGGGACAAAAGCGGCGCAATCCGGTACGCGATGCACCGGTCATTGATGAGATTGCGATTGCACCGACAAAGCGTGTGCATCCCGACTATGTGGCCAGGCACATTCAGCAACAAGAGAAGCATGTGCTGGACCGCGCGTTGCTTGAGCAGGATTTGATCCGCACCTACGGCGACGGCTTTTACGACAGCGTCGATTACCGGGTTGTTCGCCGCGATGAGCGCAATGTATTGGAAATCCTTGTGCGGGAGCGTGATTGGGGCTCGGATTATTTAACCTTCGGCTTTGCCATCGACAATGAGTACCGACAAGGTTCCAGCTTTAATGCGCGTGGGGCCTATCGTAATACTTGGCTCAATTCCTATGGAGGCGAATTTTTTGCCACTGTAGATGTGGGTGGAAAACCCTCCATGGAGTTAAATTTTTATCAGCCGCTTATGCCGAATCAGAGCTTTTTTGTTGAGCCACTCTATTTCAGAAAGCGCGATGCCATTGGTATCTACAGTGATGCGCATCAAGTTGCCGAGTACACGCTGGATACTTCCTATTATGAGCTTGCCCTGGGGAAGAATTTTGGCGTTTATGGCCAATCAAAACTGGGATGGCGGGAATATCACATGCGGGGCAGTGCGGATATCAGTGCAATTGTGCTTCCGGATGTGTATGAGCGATACGGCGGTATTATTTATGAATTAAATCTGGACCGGCGCAACCGTTTATATTTTCCATCGCACGGGTGGCGTGCTGATATTAGTTACTTTGACTCCCAGGGTGATGAGGAATATCAAAAACTATCGCTGGATCTGGGGGCCGCTTACAAACTTGATCAATTTGTTTTTGGCGCGCGCGCTGCTCATATCACGTCATTAAGAGGGGCGTTACCTGTTTACGATGCAGTTATGTTGGGCGGTTTCTTGAATATGTCCGGGTACGCAAGCAATCAAATATTAGGTGACGATGCCTTCTATGCGCATGTGCGTGCAGAACGTATTATGGGGCGCATGCCGCTGGGCTTGAATGGTGATTTACGTCTCGGGATTGGTATAGAGGGCGCGCGGCTGGAACAAGTTTATACGCTTGCCACCAGCGACACTTGGCTGGACTCTGCCGTCGTTTACCTGGGTGGAGAAACTCCCTTGGGTCCCTTGTATTTGGGGTATGGTTTTACCTTCAGTGGCGATTACAATTTTTATTTGCAGTTGGGTGCGTTGTGA
- a CDS encoding 3-deoxy-7-phosphoheptulonate synthase, translated as MPQTQVDDLNVVSQELLISPAVLKHKIPLTEKARDVVTQGREVVRNILDRKDHRIFVVIGPCSIHDVAAAKDYAQRLKKLADEVSDTIYVVMRVYFEKPRTTVGWKGLINDPYLDDSFKIEEGLHIGRQLLLDIAELGLPAATEALDPISPQYLHDLISWSAIGARTTESQTHREMASGLSSAVGFKNGTDGGLTVAINALQSVSKPHRFLGINTEGQVAIIHTRGNGYGHVVLRGGNGKPNYDSVSVAACEQELAKAKVVPNIMVDCSHANSNKNHELQTLVMENVANQILEGNNSIIGLMVESNIGAGNQNIPANLCDLKYGVSVTDACIDWETTENSLRKMRDTIKEALVKRAQA; from the coding sequence ATGCCCCAAACACAAGTTGATGACCTCAATGTGGTCTCACAAGAACTGCTGATTTCCCCAGCAGTGTTAAAACACAAAATTCCCCTGACAGAAAAAGCACGGGATGTTGTTACCCAAGGCCGTGAGGTTGTACGCAATATCCTTGATCGCAAGGATCACCGCATTTTTGTCGTGATCGGCCCCTGCTCGATTCACGATGTAGCCGCCGCCAAAGATTACGCCCAGCGCCTGAAAAAATTAGCCGACGAAGTGAGTGACACTATTTATGTAGTGATGCGCGTCTATTTTGAAAAACCGCGCACCACCGTGGGCTGGAAAGGCCTGATCAACGACCCCTACTTGGATGACTCCTTCAAGATTGAAGAAGGATTACACATTGGTCGACAACTGCTGCTGGACATCGCCGAGCTAGGCCTGCCAGCGGCAACAGAGGCACTGGACCCGATTTCGCCGCAATACTTGCACGACCTGATCAGTTGGTCTGCTATTGGTGCCCGCACCACAGAGTCACAGACGCACCGCGAAATGGCGAGTGGCCTCTCCTCTGCAGTAGGTTTCAAAAATGGTACCGATGGTGGTTTGACCGTAGCGATCAACGCGCTGCAGTCGGTCTCCAAGCCGCACCGCTTCCTGGGCATCAACACTGAAGGTCAGGTAGCCATTATCCACACGCGCGGCAACGGCTATGGCCATGTAGTACTGCGCGGAGGCAACGGCAAACCCAACTACGACTCCGTCAGCGTTGCGGCGTGCGAGCAAGAGCTGGCTAAAGCTAAAGTCGTTCCCAACATCATGGTCGATTGCAGCCACGCCAACTCAAACAAAAACCATGAACTGCAAACACTGGTTATGGAAAATGTTGCCAACCAAATTCTGGAGGGCAACAACTCGATTATCGGCCTGATGGTGGAAAGTAATATTGGCGCGGGCAATCAAAATATTCCCGCCAATCTGTGCGACCTGAAATACGGTGTATCAGTTACTGATGCATGTATTGACTGGGAAACCACCGAAAACAGCCTGCGCAAAATGCGCGACACCATCAAAGAGGCACTGGTAAAAAGAGCGCAAGCCTGA
- a CDS encoding transporter substrate-binding domain-containing protein gives MPNTIRKMACLFLGLFVLLAIPSQAFAKQKTVITNMKSNVQTDYMNGLLKLALSYSTTDYVYSSTPEVYSRPRVMESVKSGSISVMWGGTSEEMEQDFIPVRIDAYRGLMNHRLFFIRQGDQARFDNINTLEDLKTIKLGQGRSWQDASILESAGLDVVKATKKPSLYYMLDGGRFDAFPRGANEVWTELSAFPDLPLTVEKRLVLIYPLPTYFFVTPKDPELAKDIEDGLEAAIKDGAFDKYFYSSPEVQEALQKADLPNRRAIRINNPYLPKATPLDRKELWLDLTRNTPANIITEENSTEDSPPSDE, from the coding sequence ATGCCCAACACCATCCGTAAAATGGCCTGCCTGTTTTTAGGCCTTTTTGTCTTGCTCGCCATACCCTCACAGGCTTTTGCCAAACAGAAGACGGTTATCACCAACATGAAGTCCAATGTGCAAACCGACTACATGAACGGCTTGCTAAAACTGGCGCTATCTTATTCAACAACAGACTATGTTTATAGCTCTACGCCTGAGGTTTACTCACGACCACGGGTAATGGAGTCGGTAAAATCAGGCAGTATTTCCGTTATGTGGGGCGGCACATCGGAAGAAATGGAGCAGGATTTCATTCCCGTCAGAATTGACGCCTACCGGGGGCTGATGAATCACCGCCTCTTTTTTATCCGCCAAGGTGATCAAGCACGCTTCGACAATATCAATACACTCGAAGACCTTAAAACGATAAAGCTAGGCCAAGGGCGCAGTTGGCAAGATGCCTCTATTTTGGAAAGTGCCGGCCTTGATGTTGTTAAAGCCACCAAAAAACCCAGCCTTTACTACATGCTGGATGGTGGGCGTTTTGACGCATTCCCCCGCGGCGCTAACGAAGTTTGGACTGAGCTCAGCGCCTTTCCTGATTTGCCGCTAACTGTAGAAAAACGGCTGGTACTGATTTATCCGCTACCGACCTATTTTTTTGTAACACCTAAAGATCCGGAATTGGCCAAAGATATAGAAGACGGACTTGAAGCCGCCATCAAAGATGGCGCCTTTGATAAATATTTTTACAGCAGCCCGGAAGTTCAAGAGGCATTGCAAAAAGCAGATCTACCCAACCGTCGAGCCATACGCATTAACAACCCCTACCTACCTAAAGCAACACCCTTGGACAGGAAGGAACTATGGCTGGATTTAACACGCAACACCCCTGCCAATATCATAACTGAGGAGAATAGCACGGAAGATTCGCCTCCCTCCGACGAATAA